A region from the Eptesicus fuscus isolate TK198812 chromosome 1, DD_ASM_mEF_20220401, whole genome shotgun sequence genome encodes:
- the LOC103297871 gene encoding dual specificity protein phosphatase 18-like produces the protein MTTPPPPLPPPPPPPPPPRCPLPVEALPQPLRTHGLSQLTSSLYIGNAVAANNRHLLSTNHITTIVNISVEINTFIEGIQYLKVPVSDSPRARIGDFFDTIADYIHRVELRQGRTLVHCRAGISRSATVCMAFLMKYHSLSLLEAHTWTKACRPIIRPNIGFWEQLIHYEFKLFAKNTVQMIDSPMGKIPDVYQKEFQLMMSK, from the coding sequence AtgacaacaccaccaccaccactaccaccaccaccaccaccaccaccaccaccacgatgTCCCTTGCCAGTTgaagccctcccacagcccttgaGGACCCATGGGCTCTCCCAGCTAACCAGCAGTCTCTACATAGGTAATGCCGTGGCCGCTAACAACAGGCATCTTCTATCCACTAATCATATCACTACAATCGTCAATATCTCAGTGGAAATCAACACATTTATTGAGGGCATTCAATACCTGAAGGTACCTGTGAGCGACTCCCCCAGAGCGCGCATAGGCGATTTCTTCGATACTATCGCAGATTACATCCACAGGGTAGAGCTTCGCCAAGGCCGCACACTGGTGCACTGCCGCGCGGGCATCAGCCGCTCCGCCACGGTGTGCATGGCCTTCCTGATGAAATACCATTCTTTGTCGCTTCTAGAAGCTCACACTTGGACCAAGGCCTGCCGTCCCATCATACGCCCGAACATTGGCTTTTGGGAGCAGCTTATTCATTATGAATTCAAACTCTTCGCCAAAAACACCGTTCAGATGATTGACTCCCCCATGGGGAAGATCCCAGATGTATACCAGAAGGAGTTTCAGCTGATGATGTCCAAATGA